One Apis cerana isolate GH-2021 linkage group LG16, AcerK_1.0, whole genome shotgun sequence DNA segment encodes these proteins:
- the LOC108000274 gene encoding uncharacterized protein LOC108000274 isoform X2 — translation MSNMTSVLVKLCILMLLYEYATCFVIPEELPTILSLIYSNIPPIKKGTDSRIGIGFRLGEHADFQMLFELGPQTETEPIGNTDTKRRRDAMLSAAVKGDLGPLAQAVAKYQLERKLRKELEKLDMMEKKLKVVTSENDNKKTAGNEWLTKWSKEMTKSTEDQASMEHISSEKNKSFVETQRIGRPPELNSNKSTISDLKKLYKSQSAIEEKEN, via the exons atgtCGAACATGACAAGCGTATTAGTGAAATTGTGTATCCTGATGCTTCTTTATGAAT ATGCAACATGTTTTGTTATCCCGGAAGAGTTGCCAACGATACTTTCGTTGATATATTCCAACATTCCACCAATCAAGAAAG GTACCGATTCGAGAATAGGCATTGGTTTCCGGCTTGGCGAGCATGCAGattttcaaatgttatttGAATTAGGACCACAAACGGAAACTGAACCCATTGGTAATACAGATACTAAAAGACGTCGAGAT GCGATGCTCAGCGCAGCAGTGAAAGGAGATCTAGGTCCATTAGCTCAAGCGGTGGCTAAATATCAATTAGAACGTAAATTGCggaaagaattggaaaaattagatatgatggagaagaaattaaaagtggTTACGTCggaaaatgataataagaaa ACTGCAGGCAATGAATGGTTAACTAAGTGGAGCAAAGAAATGACAAAATCAACCGAGGATCAAGCATCTATGGAACATATTTCAAGCGAAAAGAACAAATCATTTGTAGAAACTCAAAGAATAGGACGTCCTCCAGAATTGAATAGCAATAAAAGTACTATTTctgatttaaagaaattatataaatcccAAAGTGccatagaagaaaaagaaaactga
- the LOC108000274 gene encoding uncharacterized protein LOC108000274 isoform X1, which translates to MCVGLFDEKMSNMTSVLVKLCILMLLYEYATCFVIPEELPTILSLIYSNIPPIKKGTDSRIGIGFRLGEHADFQMLFELGPQTETEPIGNTDTKRRRDAMLSAAVKGDLGPLAQAVAKYQLERKLRKELEKLDMMEKKLKVVTSENDNKKTAGNEWLTKWSKEMTKSTEDQASMEHISSEKNKSFVETQRIGRPPELNSNKSTISDLKKLYKSQSAIEEKEN; encoded by the exons ATGTGTGTAGGtctatttgatgaaaaaatgtCGAACATGACAAGCGTATTAGTGAAATTGTGTATCCTGATGCTTCTTTATGAAT ATGCAACATGTTTTGTTATCCCGGAAGAGTTGCCAACGATACTTTCGTTGATATATTCCAACATTCCACCAATCAAGAAAG GTACCGATTCGAGAATAGGCATTGGTTTCCGGCTTGGCGAGCATGCAGattttcaaatgttatttGAATTAGGACCACAAACGGAAACTGAACCCATTGGTAATACAGATACTAAAAGACGTCGAGAT GCGATGCTCAGCGCAGCAGTGAAAGGAGATCTAGGTCCATTAGCTCAAGCGGTGGCTAAATATCAATTAGAACGTAAATTGCggaaagaattggaaaaattagatatgatggagaagaaattaaaagtggTTACGTCggaaaatgataataagaaa ACTGCAGGCAATGAATGGTTAACTAAGTGGAGCAAAGAAATGACAAAATCAACCGAGGATCAAGCATCTATGGAACATATTTCAAGCGAAAAGAACAAATCATTTGTAGAAACTCAAAGAATAGGACGTCCTCCAGAATTGAATAGCAATAAAAGTACTATTTctgatttaaagaaattatataaatcccAAAGTGccatagaagaaaaagaaaactga